One Corynebacterium efficiens YS-314 DNA segment encodes these proteins:
- the ssd gene encoding septum site-determining protein Ssd gives MNAATHTTTTRTAGTARSTQSTRDQAILVAVEDPVLHPEAMHVAAATGRAIVDTTDPVDIHRHLNKVSAVLIDAPTAAGITNDRRRDRIFLLGSDPGPPDYHTALAIRAEQALLLPAQTAELLQALGREDESAPPGRHHATVTGVLGVAGGVGVSTIAAALARIRSATHRTVLVDAVPTSGGIDLLVGAEEITGARWPDLGFTRGAVKAEDVLAALPVMDETMFILSGARSPVGDTFDLGPDEVTAALTCLTAADGELEVVVDLNPGEITREVIPLLDHLILVVPAEVRAVAAAAERLRHLRAFPVPVSVVLRHRGWSGLDVIEVERILGTPVIAELGTITRLPRAVEMHGLTGTLPRPLVTVGNAIAAEIRGRG, from the coding sequence ATGAACGCAGCCACACACACCACAACCACACGGACAGCCGGAACGGCACGGTCAACACAGTCCACGCGCGATCAGGCCATTCTGGTCGCAGTGGAGGATCCGGTCCTCCACCCGGAGGCCATGCATGTCGCCGCGGCAACCGGGCGCGCCATCGTGGACACGACGGACCCGGTGGATATCCACCGTCATCTCAACAAGGTCTCCGCAGTGCTCATCGATGCGCCCACCGCCGCGGGGATCACCAATGACCGACGCCGGGACCGCATCTTCCTCCTCGGATCGGACCCCGGACCCCCGGATTATCACACCGCCCTGGCGATCAGGGCGGAACAGGCCCTCCTGCTGCCCGCCCAGACCGCGGAACTGCTCCAGGCACTGGGACGGGAGGATGAATCCGCCCCGCCCGGTCGTCACCACGCCACGGTCACCGGTGTCCTCGGGGTGGCGGGCGGGGTCGGGGTGAGCACGATCGCCGCGGCGCTGGCGCGGATCCGGTCGGCCACCCACCGCACCGTGCTTGTCGACGCCGTCCCCACCTCCGGCGGCATCGATCTGCTGGTCGGCGCGGAGGAGATCACCGGGGCGCGGTGGCCCGATCTCGGATTCACCCGGGGTGCGGTGAAGGCGGAGGATGTCCTGGCCGCGCTGCCGGTGATGGATGAGACCATGTTCATCCTGTCCGGGGCACGCTCCCCGGTGGGGGATACCTTCGACCTCGGCCCCGATGAGGTGACCGCGGCACTAACCTGTCTCACCGCGGCGGACGGTGAGCTGGAGGTGGTGGTGGATCTGAACCCGGGTGAGATCACCCGGGAGGTGATCCCCCTGCTCGATCACCTCATCCTCGTGGTGCCCGCGGAGGTGCGTGCTGTGGCGGCAGCCGCGGAGAGATTGCGACACCTGCGTGCCTTCCCGGTGCCGGTGTCGGTGGTGTTGCGCCACCGGGGTTGGTCCGGGCTGGATGTCATCGAGGTGGAACGCATCCTGGGCACCCCGGTGATCGCGGAACTCGGCACGATCACCCGCCTGCCCCGCGCCGTCGAGATGCACGGACTGACCGGAACCCTGCCCAGGCCCCTGGTCACGGTGGGCAACGCCATCGCCGCGGAGATCAGGGGGCGGGGCTGA
- a CDS encoding type II secretion system F family protein — protein sequence MVSALILLAAGIAVPGQGPAGGRGVVKRPGRGPLPPVAITAGVPVCVALFAATGIDPATVVALLTAGLVVSWRLKRGRTSRVTRAQTTVLAGFLGLCIGNLRAGAPMADAMDHALAHTTGSTGSAGPTTVALTAAARRVRSGGSGAAVLIDAPTMDLQRLGTIWEVSERHGIPLVRLLDQLKHRLEAQERHRQASAAQLQGPQATAVILALLPLAGVLMGTAMGADPIGFLTGGGVGGILLITGVLLSAAGFILTEKILEGASPT from the coding sequence ATGGTTTCCGCACTGATCCTCCTGGCCGCGGGGATCGCGGTGCCGGGGCAGGGGCCGGCGGGGGGACGGGGCGTCGTGAAGCGTCCGGGTCGGGGACCCCTGCCACCGGTGGCCATCACCGCCGGCGTCCCCGTGTGCGTGGCCCTGTTCGCCGCCACCGGCATCGACCCCGCCACGGTGGTGGCGCTGCTGACCGCCGGACTCGTGGTGAGCTGGCGCCTGAAACGGGGACGCACCTCGCGCGTCACACGGGCGCAGACCACGGTGCTGGCCGGTTTCCTCGGTCTGTGCATCGGCAACCTGCGCGCCGGCGCCCCCATGGCCGATGCCATGGACCACGCCCTGGCCCACACGACGGGATCCACCGGATCCGCTGGCCCCACCACCGTGGCGCTCACCGCGGCGGCGCGCCGGGTGCGCTCAGGTGGCAGCGGGGCGGCGGTGCTTATCGACGCCCCCACCATGGACCTCCAACGCCTGGGCACGATCTGGGAGGTGTCCGAACGACACGGTATCCCGCTGGTCAGGCTGCTCGACCAGTTGAAACACCGCCTGGAGGCACAGGAACGCCACCGCCAGGCCTCCGCCGCCCAGTTGCAGGGACCGCAGGCCACCGCGGTGATCCTGGCCCTGCTGCCACTGGCCGGGGTGCTCATGGGCACCGCGATGGGCGCTGATCCGATCGGTTTCCTCACCGGAGGTGGGGTGGGTGGGATCCTGCTGATCACCGGGGTGCTACTCAGTGCGGCGGGTTTCATCCTCACCGAGAAGATCCTCGAGGGGGCGAGCCCGACATGA
- a CDS encoding Rv3654c family TadE-like protein, whose translation MRSSHGKPTDAGYATVAAAGFSAVLVMLCALLAWHVGAVVASVQAQRAADLAAVAGAFRLATGDTPTAACAVAGQVAHLNDATLLTCDSLGEDLVVAVEVRGTSAEARAGPV comes from the coding sequence GTGCGGTCTTCCCACGGGAAACCCACTGACGCCGGTTATGCCACCGTGGCGGCCGCGGGGTTCTCCGCCGTCCTGGTGATGCTCTGCGCGCTGCTCGCCTGGCACGTCGGGGCGGTGGTGGCCTCCGTGCAGGCACAGCGTGCGGCGGATCTGGCGGCAGTGGCCGGGGCCTTCCGCCTTGCCACCGGGGACACCCCCACGGCGGCCTGTGCCGTGGCCGGGCAGGTGGCCCACCTCAACGACGCCACCCTGCTCACCTGTGACAGCCTCGGCGAGGACCTCGTGGTGGCCGTCGAGGTGCGGGGGACCAGCGCCGAGGCCCGCGCGGGGCCGGTGTGA
- a CDS encoding type II secretion system F family protein, which yields MITACLVVVLALLTTPPMPGVRAGVPGEKRIRAGPDPGPDAPGWLGVLSAALTPGGSGPDPLDTAADIALFAECLAAGLSTRDAAHLLACTANPAHQRLWEETVALLGIGVGPEKAFTTMTGVDGLRDLAVLAEVSHRSGSAFSQGCHRIADALVASAADHRTAAAERAGVFIALPLAACFLPAFMIIGLAPVVLGLGTKVLGNL from the coding sequence ATGATCACCGCCTGCCTCGTGGTTGTCCTCGCCCTGCTCACCACCCCGCCGATGCCGGGGGTGCGTGCCGGTGTCCCCGGCGAGAAGCGCATCCGGGCCGGCCCTGATCCCGGACCGGATGCCCCAGGCTGGCTGGGGGTGTTATCGGCAGCGCTCACACCGGGTGGGTCAGGTCCTGACCCCCTGGATACCGCAGCAGATATCGCCCTGTTCGCCGAATGCCTGGCCGCCGGGTTGAGCACCCGTGATGCCGCACACCTGCTGGCATGCACCGCGAACCCCGCGCACCAACGCCTGTGGGAGGAGACGGTGGCGCTGCTGGGCATCGGGGTGGGGCCGGAGAAGGCCTTCACCACGATGACCGGTGTCGACGGCTTGCGGGACCTGGCTGTACTGGCGGAGGTGTCCCACCGGTCCGGCAGCGCCTTCAGCCAGGGCTGTCACCGCATCGCCGATGCCCTCGTGGCCTCGGCGGCGGACCACCGCACAGCAGCCGCCGAGCGGGCCGGGGTGTTCATCGCCCTGCCGCTGGCCGCCTGTTTCCTCCCCGCCTTCATGATCATCGGCCTGGCACCGGTGGTGCTGGGACTGGGCACGAAGGTGCTGGGCAACCTGTAA
- a CDS encoding transcriptional regulator, with product MNSTNRRHPRLDLNPAFTNPLRFSLMAALSGAESLTFKYARDFLDTTDSTLSKHISALEELGYVQVSKGFAGKFPQTSIKLSGAGKRAWRDHLDVLRAIAQSGPAPS from the coding sequence GTGAACAGCACCAATCGCCGGCACCCCCGGCTGGATCTGAACCCGGCGTTCACCAACCCGCTGCGCTTCTCCCTCATGGCGGCGCTCTCGGGCGCGGAATCACTGACCTTCAAATACGCCCGTGACTTCCTCGACACCACCGATTCCACCCTGTCCAAACACATCTCCGCACTGGAGGAACTGGGATATGTCCAGGTGTCGAAGGGGTTCGCCGGTAAATTCCCCCAGACCAGCATCAAACTCAGCGGCGCCGGGAAACGTGCCTGGCGGGACCACCTGGATGTGCTCCGCGCGATCGCACAGTCGGGTCCGGCACCATCCTGA
- a CDS encoding DUF4244 domain-containing protein translates to MQKNPIPTTPTTPINPVQRALVTLRGEEGLTTVEYALGTLAAAALAILLYTVVNSGAVGSAFEEIIVDALSTTP, encoded by the coding sequence ATGCAGAAGAATCCCATACCCACCACACCGACCACCCCCATCAACCCCGTCCAGCGGGCCCTTGTGACCCTGCGCGGTGAGGAGGGACTGACCACGGTGGAATACGCCCTGGGCACCCTCGCGGCCGCAGCCCTGGCCATCCTGCTCTACACCGTGGTCAACAGCGGCGCGGTCGGCAGCGCCTTCGAGGAGATCATCGTCGATGCCCTGAGCACCACGCCGTGA